A single genomic interval of Desulfatiglans anilini DSM 4660 harbors:
- the ftsW gene encoding putative lipid II flippase FtsW, with the protein MAEKQTTSSGYDLMLLIPTVFLLAIGLVVVYSASSNLAALRMNDGHFFLKRQAVYCILGILMMIILRNVPEKYLHRGAYPLLGLSLALLLALHIPGLGLHAGGATRWLRLGGLAFQPSEMAKFSLAVFLAYSMAKKGPEMSSFTKGVLFHLAVIGVMMLLILSQPDLGTTVIIGAWTFVMLFVGGARFWQLGILAATAIPPLIYMIMHAEYRVKRLMAFLDPWEDPQGIGFQIIHSFLAFGSGGLLGVGLGNSKQKLFYLPEPHTDFALSIAAEEMGFVGVALITVLFGILIMRGIYIALNARDLYSSYLAFGLSFFLGLQVLINMSVVMGLLPTKGLTLPFISYGGSALVMNLMAVGILMRISAKQ; encoded by the coding sequence ATGGCTGAAAAACAGACCACCAGCTCCGGCTATGATCTCATGCTCTTGATCCCGACGGTGTTTCTGCTCGCGATCGGTCTGGTCGTCGTCTACAGCGCGAGTTCCAATCTGGCGGCCCTGCGAATGAACGACGGCCATTTTTTCCTTAAAAGACAGGCCGTGTACTGCATCCTCGGAATTCTGATGATGATCATCCTCAGGAACGTCCCTGAAAAATATCTGCACCGGGGGGCCTATCCACTGCTGGGTTTGAGCCTTGCGCTTCTGCTCGCCCTTCACATCCCCGGCCTGGGTCTGCATGCAGGCGGCGCCACTCGTTGGCTGCGGCTGGGCGGGCTCGCCTTTCAGCCATCCGAAATGGCCAAATTCTCCTTGGCCGTCTTCCTGGCCTATTCCATGGCCAAGAAGGGCCCGGAGATGTCCAGCTTCACGAAAGGCGTGCTTTTCCATCTCGCCGTGATAGGCGTCATGATGCTCTTGATCCTTTCTCAGCCGGACCTGGGGACGACCGTCATCATCGGGGCCTGGACCTTCGTCATGCTTTTCGTGGGCGGGGCCCGCTTCTGGCAGCTCGGCATCCTCGCGGCCACAGCCATCCCCCCGCTGATATACATGATCATGCACGCGGAATACCGTGTAAAACGCTTGATGGCCTTTCTCGACCCCTGGGAGGACCCTCAGGGGATCGGATTCCAGATCATTCATTCCTTCCTGGCCTTCGGTTCGGGCGGATTGCTGGGGGTAGGACTCGGAAACAGCAAGCAAAAGCTTTTTTATCTCCCGGAGCCGCACACGGATTTCGCGCTTTCGATCGCCGCGGAGGAGATGGGCTTCGTAGGCGTGGCCTTGATCACCGTCCTCTTCGGGATTTTGATCATGCGAGGCATCTACATCGCCCTCAACGCGCGCGACCTTTATTCAAGTTACCTGGCCTTCGGCCTCAGCTTCTTTCTGGGGCTCCAGGTCCTGATCAACATGAGCGTCGTTATGGGGCTGCTGCCCACCAAGGGCCTGACGCTGCCCTTCATCAGCTACGGAGGGTCGGCCCTGGTGATGAATCTGATGGCTGTCGGTATTCTGATGCGCATTTCGGCGAAACAGTAA
- the murG gene encoding undecaprenyldiphospho-muramoylpentapeptide beta-N-acetylglucosaminyltransferase: MRSIANTPCFIIAGGGTGGHLFPGIAVADEIRFRIPGSVTVFIISHRPMEAEILARHGQTTRSIDIEGLQGRGWRRKFSSAVMVPRSILQSRAILTECQPAAVIGMGGYSAGPACLAARWMGIPTAIHEQNSFPGLTNRWLSRVVDRVFISFEESRPYLKGDRIVLTGNPVRKEILAVRGKGPAAGSPFTLLVVGGSQGAKAINEVMIPAVADLVQNGRAFRIIHQTGKDDFEAVQQGYRAHGVPAEVFPFIDNMAGAYAEAHLVIGRAGATTVFELAAAGKPSVLVPYPYAANNHQESNALSLVHAGGALMIRQSELTGGKLADVISDLAAHPERLDEMRRNVALLSRPDAAAAIVEGILQCAEGRSSLRG; this comes from the coding sequence ATGCGGAGCATCGCAAATACACCCTGCTTCATCATCGCCGGCGGCGGAACCGGAGGGCACCTGTTCCCCGGTATCGCCGTAGCGGATGAAATCCGGTTTCGCATCCCCGGCTCCGTCACCGTGTTCATCATCAGTCATCGTCCGATGGAAGCCGAGATCCTGGCCCGCCACGGACAGACCACCCGGAGCATCGACATCGAAGGCCTCCAGGGCCGGGGATGGCGCCGGAAATTCTCCTCTGCAGTGATGGTGCCGCGCAGCATTCTTCAATCCCGGGCCATCCTGACAGAATGTCAGCCGGCAGCCGTGATCGGCATGGGAGGTTACTCCGCGGGGCCCGCATGCCTCGCCGCCAGATGGATGGGCATCCCGACGGCGATCCACGAGCAGAACTCCTTCCCCGGCTTGACGAATCGCTGGCTGTCGCGGGTGGTCGACCGCGTCTTCATCTCGTTCGAAGAGAGCCGCCCTTACCTGAAGGGTGATCGGATCGTGCTCACGGGGAACCCGGTCAGGAAGGAAATTCTCGCCGTCCGGGGAAAAGGGCCTGCCGCCGGCTCCCCTTTCACCCTCCTCGTGGTCGGTGGAAGCCAGGGGGCAAAGGCCATCAACGAGGTGATGATACCGGCCGTTGCGGACCTGGTGCAGAACGGAAGGGCGTTCAGGATCATCCACCAGACCGGGAAGGACGACTTCGAGGCGGTCCAGCAAGGATACAGGGCTCACGGTGTCCCGGCGGAGGTTTTCCCGTTCATCGATAACATGGCCGGGGCATACGCCGAAGCGCACCTCGTCATCGGGCGCGCCGGCGCGACGACGGTCTTCGAACTCGCTGCAGCCGGAAAACCGTCCGTCCTGGTGCCGTATCCCTATGCGGCGAACAACCATCAGGAATCGAATGCCCTAAGCCTCGTCCATGCGGGGGGCGCCCTCATGATCCGGCAGTCTGAGCTGACCGGCGGCAAGCTTGCCGATGTCATTTCAGACCTGGCAGCCCATCCTGAGCGGCTGGACGAAATGAGGCGGAACGTCGCCCTGCTGAGCCGGCCGGACGCCGCCGCGGCGATCGTGGAGGGCATCCTGCAATGCGCGGAGGGGCGAAGTTCGCTCCGCGGCTGA
- the murC gene encoding UDP-N-acetylmuramate--L-alanine ligase produces MRPFGKTKRIHFVGIGGIGMSGIAELLLNLGYEVSGSDLRVSQVTRRLAGLGAAVFEGHRAEHTLGADVVVFSSAVAPDNPELVAARELAIPVIPRAEMLAELMRLKYGIAVAGAHGKTTATSMVASILTNGGLDPTVVIGGRLDIWGGSNAKPGQGPFLVAEADESDGSFLVLSPTIAVVTNIDREHMDHYRSLEALYETFVQFINKVPFYGVSVLCLDNEEIQNILPRLKKRCLTYGMTSQADLRAKDLQKHPMAVSFEVLHLNRSLGRVMVGMPGEHNVLNALAAIGVALELDLGIEVIRKGLENLGGLARRFQRKGTAGEVQVVDDYGHHPTEIMAVLRTARDCWPDNRIVVLFQPHRYSRTKDLYDRFVVAFNEADVLIIAPIYPAGERPIPGVNSVWLAQGIKERGHKDVHLCPEDEDPLDKLMGILQSGDVLITLGAGDIHRVGERALEKLDRKP; encoded by the coding sequence ATGCGACCATTCGGCAAGACAAAGAGGATTCACTTCGTCGGCATCGGGGGCATCGGCATGAGCGGCATCGCCGAACTGCTGCTCAACCTCGGGTATGAGGTGAGCGGCTCCGACCTGAGAGTCTCCCAGGTCACCCGGCGGCTTGCCGGATTGGGCGCCGCGGTCTTCGAGGGCCACAGGGCCGAACATACCCTGGGGGCCGACGTGGTCGTATTTTCTTCGGCGGTGGCTCCGGACAACCCGGAGCTGGTTGCCGCCAGAGAACTCGCTATCCCCGTGATCCCGCGGGCTGAGATGCTTGCGGAGCTGATGCGCCTCAAATACGGGATCGCCGTGGCGGGCGCACACGGCAAGACGACCGCTACGTCGATGGTCGCATCGATCCTCACCAATGGAGGGCTCGACCCCACCGTGGTCATCGGGGGGCGGCTGGATATCTGGGGCGGCTCGAATGCCAAACCGGGGCAGGGTCCTTTCCTCGTGGCCGAGGCCGACGAGAGCGACGGCTCTTTTCTGGTGCTTTCTCCCACCATCGCCGTGGTGACCAACATCGACCGCGAGCACATGGACCACTACCGCAGCCTGGAAGCCCTTTACGAAACCTTTGTGCAGTTCATCAACAAGGTGCCCTTTTACGGCGTGTCGGTCCTGTGCCTCGACAACGAGGAGATACAGAACATCCTGCCGCGCTTGAAGAAACGCTGCCTGACCTACGGTATGACCTCGCAGGCCGACCTCCGTGCCAAAGACCTCCAAAAGCATCCCATGGCGGTCAGCTTCGAGGTGCTCCACCTGAACCGCTCACTCGGGCGGGTCATGGTCGGCATGCCGGGCGAGCATAACGTCCTGAACGCGCTGGCCGCCATCGGGGTCGCCCTCGAGCTCGACCTCGGCATCGAAGTGATCCGCAAGGGACTGGAGAACCTAGGGGGGCTCGCCCGGCGATTTCAACGCAAGGGTACGGCCGGCGAAGTGCAGGTGGTCGACGACTACGGCCACCATCCGACCGAGATCATGGCCGTTCTGAGAACTGCACGCGACTGCTGGCCGGACAATCGCATCGTCGTGCTCTTTCAACCACACCGTTACAGCCGGACGAAAGACCTTTACGACCGCTTCGTCGTAGCCTTCAACGAGGCCGACGTCCTGATCATCGCGCCGATTTACCCGGCGGGGGAGCGTCCCATCCCGGGGGTGAACTCGGTCTGGCTGGCGCAGGGCATCAAGGAACGCGGGCACAAGGATGTCCATCTGTGCCCCGAAGACGAGGACCCGCTCGACAAGCTCATGGGCATCCTCCAAAGCGGCGATGTGCTGATCACCCTCGGGGCGGGTGACATCCACCGCGTAGGGGAACGGGCCCTCGAAAAACTCGACCGGAAGCCATGA
- the murB gene encoding UDP-N-acetylmuramate dehydrogenase, whose protein sequence is MTEAQRLGMDELTGAQVTWNAPMDRYTTFRIGGPAEAVYAARDREELARVLAFLRREAIPWRLLGAGSNLLVRDGGVPGVLIVLKGALASFERAAMNPFLVTAGAGLPVRSLMRRSLADGFTGLEYLAGIPGTVGGAVAMNAGAFGKEIASSLASVTILTASGEVRVMECAELRFRYRQAEFPPETVILEAGLNVEPSSSEAVRRRLQTFLQRRKAGQPWGAASAGSVFKNPPGDFAGRLIEEAGLKGKRIGGAEISRKHANFIVNTGTATAADVLALMTLARERVHDRHGILLEAEIQIIGEE, encoded by the coding sequence ATGACGGAAGCGCAGCGTCTTGGAATGGATGAATTGACCGGCGCGCAGGTGACCTGGAACGCCCCGATGGACCGATACACCACCTTTCGTATCGGAGGCCCGGCCGAAGCGGTCTATGCGGCACGGGATAGAGAGGAACTGGCGCGGGTTCTGGCGTTTCTCCGCCGCGAGGCCATTCCCTGGCGGCTCCTGGGAGCCGGGAGCAACCTCCTCGTGCGGGATGGAGGAGTGCCCGGGGTGCTCATCGTCCTGAAAGGCGCCCTGGCTTCCTTTGAGCGGGCCGCCATGAACCCGTTTCTGGTGACGGCGGGGGCGGGTTTGCCTGTTCGATCGCTCATGCGCCGGTCTCTGGCGGACGGTTTTACCGGGCTCGAATATCTTGCGGGGATCCCCGGGACTGTCGGAGGCGCGGTCGCCATGAATGCCGGGGCATTCGGGAAGGAGATCGCATCGAGCCTCGCATCCGTAACCATCCTGACCGCGTCGGGCGAGGTGAGGGTCATGGAGTGCGCGGAGCTGCGTTTCCGCTACCGGCAGGCTGAGTTCCCCCCGGAGACGGTGATCCTGGAGGCCGGCCTGAACGTCGAGCCCTCTTCCTCCGAGGCGGTGCGCCGACGCCTCCAGACGTTTTTGCAAAGACGCAAGGCCGGCCAACCATGGGGGGCGGCCAGCGCAGGGTCCGTCTTCAAGAATCCTCCCGGAGATTTTGCCGGCCGGCTGATCGAGGAGGCCGGCCTGAAGGGGAAACGGATCGGTGGGGCCGAGATATCCAGGAAGCACGCGAATTTCATTGTCAACACCGGTACGGCCACGGCTGCCGATGTCCTGGCACTCATGACGCTTGCACGCGAGCGGGTGCATGATCGGCACGGAATTTTGCTCGAGGCGGAAATTCAAATCATAGGTGAGGAGTGA
- a CDS encoding cell division protein FtsQ/DivIB — protein MNSFGKGVLSLAGVLCAIGLLSAFFLSLYQFALLSPLLRLEIVQVEGADPVLERELMAMGKLHSGLSLAGIQLGKLKRDMEVHPWVRRVQIERRLPHTLVISVEKEEPVAIVVLDHARFLNKHGELFKRVTAVDPVNFPVITGVPADSPDLPSLLARAVDILNTLGAEQPPWAVDNLAEIHLKDRSDLSLYYTHMDARIECAPDALAEAMPNLRQLTSYLQEKGELERLRSINLNYTEGAVAAFAKS, from the coding sequence TTGAACAGTTTTGGAAAAGGGGTCCTGAGCCTTGCCGGAGTTCTCTGCGCCATCGGGCTCCTGAGCGCCTTCTTCCTCTCCCTCTATCAGTTCGCCCTGCTCTCCCCGCTGCTCAGGCTGGAGATCGTGCAGGTCGAGGGCGCCGATCCCGTACTCGAAAGGGAACTGATGGCCATGGGAAAGCTGCACAGCGGCTTGAGCCTCGCCGGAATCCAGTTGGGGAAGCTCAAACGTGACATGGAAGTTCATCCCTGGGTACGCCGTGTCCAGATCGAAAGGCGCCTTCCCCACACCCTCGTCATCAGCGTCGAGAAGGAAGAACCCGTAGCGATCGTAGTCCTGGACCACGCCCGGTTCCTGAACAAACACGGGGAGCTTTTCAAGCGGGTCACCGCCGTAGATCCGGTCAATTTCCCGGTGATCACAGGGGTTCCGGCGGATTCCCCGGACCTCCCGAGCCTGCTTGCTCGTGCGGTCGACATCTTGAACACCCTGGGGGCTGAACAACCGCCCTGGGCAGTAGACAACCTCGCGGAGATCCACCTCAAAGACAGATCGGATCTCTCGCTCTACTACACGCACATGGACGCCCGGATCGAATGCGCGCCGGATGCCCTGGCCGAGGCCATGCCCAACCTGAGGCAACTCACGTCGTATCTCCAGGAGAAAGGCGAGTTGGAGCGGCTGAGAAGCATCAACCTGAATTATACCGAAGGCGCAGTGGCAGCCTTTGCGAAGAGCTGA
- the ftsA gene encoding cell division protein FtsA has product MAGDIIVGLDIGTTKICAVVGDVRPDGIEIIGMGSHPSEGLRKGVVINIENTVDSIKEAIEEAETMAGCEISSVYIGIAGGHVKGFNSQGVIALKEKEVTQKEIDRVIEAASAVAIPMDREVIHTLVQEYIVDDQGGIIDPLGMSGVRLEARVHIVTGSVTSAQNLIKCANRAGLDVCDIVLQPLASSEAVLSREERTLGTALIDFGGGTTDLAIFSGGTIKHTSVLPLGGDNLTYDIAVGLRASKTDAEKIKIRYGCSLSSLIGPDETIEVPGVAGRKSRTLSRQILGEILEPRVEEIFSLIYGEMVHSGYEGDIRSGVVVTGGSSELPGIVEVAEQVFDTPVRIGYPQGIKGLVEVVNRPMYATAVGLVIYGAKTRKKQKKFRIRDNNIFNRVMARMKKWFKDII; this is encoded by the coding sequence ATGGCAGGAGACATCATTGTAGGCCTGGACATCGGAACAACCAAGATCTGTGCCGTAGTGGGGGACGTGAGGCCGGACGGCATAGAGATCATCGGCATGGGCAGCCACCCGTCCGAAGGCCTTAGAAAAGGCGTCGTCATCAACATCGAGAACACCGTCGATTCCATCAAAGAGGCCATCGAAGAAGCGGAGACGATGGCCGGATGCGAAATCAGCTCCGTCTACATCGGCATCGCCGGTGGCCATGTCAAAGGCTTCAACAGCCAGGGGGTCATCGCGCTGAAGGAAAAGGAGGTCACGCAGAAAGAGATCGACCGGGTCATCGAAGCCGCCAGCGCAGTGGCCATCCCCATGGACCGCGAGGTGATCCACACCCTGGTGCAGGAGTACATCGTCGACGATCAAGGGGGGATCATCGATCCTCTCGGGATGTCCGGCGTCCGCCTCGAGGCGAGGGTGCACATCGTCACCGGCTCCGTCACCTCCGCTCAGAACCTGATCAAATGCGCCAACCGGGCGGGCCTGGACGTGTGCGATATCGTCCTGCAGCCCCTCGCCTCGAGCGAGGCCGTCCTGAGCCGGGAAGAGAGAACCCTCGGCACGGCCCTGATCGACTTCGGTGGCGGAACGACCGACCTGGCGATCTTTTCCGGGGGCACCATCAAACACACGAGCGTCCTTCCCCTGGGCGGCGACAACCTGACCTACGACATCGCCGTCGGGTTGCGCGCATCTAAAACGGACGCAGAAAAAATCAAGATCCGGTACGGCTGCAGCCTCTCCTCTCTCATCGGCCCCGATGAAACCATCGAGGTCCCCGGGGTGGCGGGCAGGAAATCAAGAACGCTTTCACGCCAGATCCTGGGTGAAATCCTGGAACCGAGAGTCGAAGAGATCTTCTCGCTGATCTACGGGGAAATGGTCCACTCGGGTTACGAAGGCGACATCCGCTCCGGCGTGGTGGTGACGGGCGGCTCTTCCGAACTGCCCGGGATCGTCGAGGTGGCCGAACAGGTCTTCGACACACCGGTCAGAATCGGCTACCCCCAGGGCATCAAGGGTCTGGTGGAGGTCGTGAACCGCCCGATGTACGCAACAGCGGTGGGTCTGGTCATCTATGGGGCTAAAACGAGAAAGAAGCAGAAAAAGTTTCGTATTAGGGACAACAACATCTTCAACCGTGTCATGGCCAGAATGAAGAAGTGGTTCAAGGACATCATTTGA
- the ftsZ gene encoding cell division protein FtsZ, protein MKFEFVEEKERYQAKIKVIGIGGAGGNAINNMIAAKLKGVDLIAANTDCQDLDRSSCPYRIQLGPETTKGLGAGADPEIGAASAEESINEVREAVEGADMVFITAGMGGGTGTGAAPIVARECKDTKALTVAVVSKPFEFEGRKRLARALEGIERLKSEVDSLIVIPNERLKALGGKNASFKDLIVRADDVLLQAVRGISDLIMSTGFINLDFADVKKVMEQNGTAIMGMGRATGENRAIEAAQMAINSPLLEDLSIRGARGLLMNITGSYDMTLDEIEEASKYIKGEANDDADIFFGVVYDENCSEEVHVTVIATGIDRAPAEEEALPKSGPTTTGKREYANVVKIRDISPEEAGETWTVRLNGERLDLDTPTFQRIGKSLPDESEDTAPDRQKKKKGLFGKLGFRENLEIPTFMRVKAD, encoded by the coding sequence ATGAAATTTGAGTTTGTAGAGGAAAAAGAGCGGTATCAGGCCAAAATCAAGGTCATCGGCATCGGGGGTGCGGGCGGAAACGCCATCAACAACATGATCGCCGCAAAATTGAAAGGCGTCGATCTCATTGCAGCCAATACGGACTGCCAGGACCTCGACCGTTCATCCTGCCCATACCGCATTCAACTGGGCCCTGAGACGACCAAAGGACTGGGCGCCGGCGCCGATCCGGAAATCGGAGCCGCGTCTGCGGAGGAAAGCATCAACGAGGTCAGGGAGGCCGTCGAAGGCGCTGACATGGTGTTCATCACCGCAGGGATGGGAGGCGGAACCGGGACAGGCGCTGCGCCGATCGTCGCCCGCGAGTGCAAGGACACCAAAGCCCTCACGGTCGCTGTGGTCTCGAAGCCTTTTGAATTCGAGGGGCGCAAACGGCTGGCACGGGCCCTGGAGGGGATCGAAAGACTCAAAAGCGAGGTCGACAGCCTGATCGTCATTCCGAATGAACGGCTGAAGGCCCTCGGCGGCAAGAACGCCAGTTTCAAGGACCTGATCGTCAGGGCCGACGATGTCCTGCTGCAGGCCGTCCGCGGCATCTCCGACCTCATTATGAGCACCGGTTTCATCAACCTGGACTTCGCCGATGTCAAGAAGGTCATGGAGCAGAACGGCACGGCCATCATGGGCATGGGGCGGGCGACCGGTGAAAACCGCGCCATCGAGGCCGCACAGATGGCTATCAACAGCCCCCTCCTCGAAGACTTGTCCATCCGCGGCGCAAGAGGGCTGCTCATGAACATCACCGGCTCCTACGACATGACCCTGGACGAAATCGAAGAAGCCTCCAAGTACATCAAGGGCGAAGCCAACGACGACGCCGATATCTTTTTCGGTGTGGTTTACGACGAGAACTGCAGCGAGGAGGTGCACGTGACCGTCATCGCGACCGGCATCGACCGCGCGCCGGCGGAAGAAGAGGCCCTGCCCAAGAGCGGTCCGACCACCACCGGCAAGAGGGAATATGCCAATGTCGTCAAGATTCGGGATATCAGCCCCGAAGAGGCCGGCGAAACCTGGACAGTGCGCCTGAATGGAGAGAGACTGGACCTGGATACACCGACCTTTCAGCGGATCGGCAAATCCCTGCCGGACGAATCAGAGGACACCGCCCCGGACAGGCAGAAAAAGAAGAAAGGGCTTTTCGGCAAACTGGGTTTCAGGGAAAATCTGGAAATCCCGACCTTTATGCGCGTCAAGGCCGATTGA
- a CDS encoding radical SAM protein, with protein sequence MADQLISLYRRKLAGEKGWIGKDWGGRCAIALAFPNAYRLGMSNLGFQSVYGLMNLRPDVLAERVFLPEGPEIKLYRQTGRPLLSLESQSPVRNFHLLAFSLPFENDYPNILQILDLAKVPLAAEDRRDTDPFVMAGGVTTFLNPEPLAHFIDFFLLGEAEETLQPFLDLFVDSLRQGTPRGETLRELATRVPSLYVPSLYDVAYSGDGRIASFSPNHDAVPSKITVGRRRNLTPPPARSQIITAETEFGGRPLVELGRGCGRSCRFCAAGYVYRPPRWHKIEDLRTCIEGVLTDHAEIGLLAPCVNDLPEIEALTAFILERGGSFSASSLRADALTPVLLAHLKAAGRKTVTIAPEAGSERLRRVINKHLSRQAILDAARSIAETSDFALRLYFLIGLPTETQEDLSEMVRLVKAIKHQMIKASAPRGTLRPMRLSINCFVPKPFTPFQWFNLEEVRELKKKQAWLKQAFAREGGVKATFDVPRWAYIQALLALGDRRVSRILMDVHLSDGNWKKALKESEINPDFFVSREKALDEILPWDFVEHGISKEHLLREYRLAMAEEESDICEVGKCRRCGVCRPPE encoded by the coding sequence ATGGCGGACCAGTTGATTTCCCTATACCGCCGAAAACTTGCAGGGGAAAAGGGCTGGATCGGAAAGGATTGGGGAGGACGCTGTGCCATCGCTCTGGCCTTCCCCAATGCCTACCGCCTCGGTATGTCCAACCTCGGATTTCAATCGGTCTACGGGCTGATGAATCTGAGACCGGACGTGCTGGCGGAACGGGTCTTCCTGCCGGAGGGCCCGGAGATCAAGCTTTACCGTCAAACAGGCAGACCGCTCCTCTCGCTCGAATCGCAATCACCGGTCAGGAACTTTCATCTCCTGGCCTTCTCCCTCCCGTTCGAGAACGACTACCCGAACATTCTGCAGATCCTCGATCTGGCCAAGGTGCCACTGGCCGCCGAGGACCGGCGCGACACCGATCCTTTCGTCATGGCAGGAGGCGTCACCACCTTTCTCAATCCGGAACCGCTGGCGCACTTCATCGATTTCTTCCTCCTCGGGGAGGCCGAGGAGACCCTCCAACCCTTCCTGGACCTGTTCGTGGATTCGCTGCGCCAAGGAACGCCGCGCGGCGAAACCCTCAGGGAACTCGCCACTCGAGTCCCGTCCCTGTACGTCCCTTCTCTTTATGACGTGGCCTATAGCGGAGACGGGCGCATCGCGTCGTTCAGCCCGAACCACGACGCCGTCCCGTCTAAGATAACCGTAGGCAGGCGCAGGAACCTGACGCCGCCCCCGGCCCGCTCACAAATCATCACGGCGGAGACCGAGTTCGGCGGGCGCCCCCTGGTGGAACTGGGCCGCGGCTGCGGACGCTCCTGCCGCTTCTGCGCCGCGGGGTATGTGTACCGCCCGCCCCGCTGGCACAAAATCGAGGACCTCCGCACCTGCATCGAGGGAGTGCTCACGGATCATGCGGAGATCGGCCTTCTGGCCCCGTGCGTCAACGACCTGCCCGAGATCGAGGCGCTCACGGCGTTCATCCTTGAAAGAGGCGGCTCCTTTTCCGCTTCTTCGCTGCGTGCCGATGCATTGACCCCCGTTCTACTGGCGCACCTCAAGGCTGCCGGCCGGAAAACCGTGACCATCGCCCCCGAAGCGGGTTCAGAGCGGCTTCGCCGGGTGATCAACAAGCACCTCTCTCGGCAGGCAATCCTCGACGCAGCGCGCTCGATCGCCGAAACGTCCGATTTCGCCTTGCGGCTCTACTTCCTGATCGGCCTGCCGACCGAAACCCAGGAAGACCTCTCCGAAATGGTACGCCTGGTCAAAGCCATCAAGCACCAGATGATCAAGGCCTCCGCGCCACGGGGCACCCTGCGTCCGATGCGGCTGAGCATCAACTGCTTCGTCCCCAAACCATTCACACCCTTTCAATGGTTCAACCTCGAAGAGGTCCGTGAACTCAAGAAAAAACAGGCATGGCTGAAACAGGCATTTGCACGCGAGGGGGGCGTGAAGGCGACGTTCGACGTGCCCCGCTGGGCCTACATCCAGGCGCTGCTGGCCCTGGGGGACCGACGGGTATCGCGTATCCTCATGGATGTGCACCTTTCGGACGGCAACTGGAAAAAGGCCTTGAAAGAATCGGAAATCAACCCGGACTTCTTCGTATCGCGGGAGAAGGCCCTCGATGAGATTTTACCGTGGGACTTCGTCGAACACGGCATCAGCAAGGAGCACTTGCTCCGTGAGTACCGCCTGGCAATGGCGGAGGAGGAGTCTGACATTTGCGAGGTCGGGAAATGCCGCCGCTGCGGCGTTTGCAGGCCGCCCGAATGA
- a CDS encoding type VI secretion lipoprotein TssJ, giving the protein MKKTLFGLVTAWIILAAGCAGQPPLPPGYDFGKNALVIHVKTDKEILPVQDREALLSLCVLQLNETGAFERYADEPHGLETLKECVLMPPGGVYAKKLGIRPGQDYTFVLDRAQGSRFVGLVAGYAGLGKSATVRLFEIPLVEIKKGWMLRRSLQETDLVIRLTLGRAGIESAETASHGD; this is encoded by the coding sequence ATGAAAAAAACGCTGTTTGGACTTGTGACAGCCTGGATCATCTTAGCCGCGGGATGCGCCGGGCAGCCACCGTTGCCGCCAGGCTATGATTTCGGAAAGAATGCTCTTGTCATCCACGTAAAGACCGACAAAGAAATCCTGCCTGTGCAGGACAGAGAGGCCCTTCTCAGCCTTTGCGTTCTTCAACTGAATGAAACCGGTGCATTCGAGCGGTATGCCGATGAACCTCACGGCCTCGAAACCCTAAAGGAATGCGTCCTGATGCCGCCAGGGGGTGTTTACGCGAAAAAGCTCGGCATTCGCCCGGGGCAGGACTATACCTTTGTCCTGGATCGAGCTCAGGGCTCGCGATTCGTTGGCTTGGTGGCCGGTTATGCAGGTTTGGGTAAATCGGCTACGGTTCGTCTGTTCGAGATCCCCCTCGTCGAGATCAAGAAAGGCTGGATGCTTCGCAGGTCCTTGCAGGAGACGGATCTGGTGATTCGTTTGACGTTGGGGCGGGCAGGCATCGAGAGCGCCGAGACCGCTTCACACGGTGACTGA